From a single Mesorhizobium shangrilense genomic region:
- a CDS encoding zinc-binding metallopeptidase family protein — MKLFDCPHCGHRLYFENAQCLSCSSMVLYHPEDARFVLSGVDDIFQCTNAEECACNWVAEPGQAFCRACVLNQLIPDLSVDGNRRRWIRVEAAKKRAIYSLLAFGLPVAPKQNPGDEIGLAFDLLADPIGGGPGGERILTGHDNGLITLNVAEADSAEREKRRVEMGENYRTLLGHLRHELGHYYWDRLIRDQPERLEAFRALFGDERADYEQALKNHYANGAPPDWQQRHISAYATSHPWEDWAETWAHHLHITDTLEMVHALNVPLGRLETVEAQALPLGDTGGGLQAAPSEPAATPEPFEKILARWLVLSEASNSINRCMGLPDLYPFVISDITARKLAFVHELLTQ, encoded by the coding sequence ATGAAGCTTTTCGACTGCCCGCATTGCGGCCATCGCCTCTACTTCGAAAATGCCCAGTGCCTGAGTTGCTCCAGCATGGTGCTCTATCATCCCGAGGACGCACGCTTTGTGCTGTCGGGCGTCGACGACATTTTCCAGTGCACCAATGCCGAGGAATGCGCCTGCAACTGGGTCGCTGAACCCGGCCAGGCCTTTTGCCGCGCCTGCGTGCTGAACCAGCTCATCCCGGATCTCTCTGTCGACGGCAACCGTCGCCGCTGGATCCGCGTCGAGGCGGCCAAGAAACGCGCCATCTATTCGCTGCTCGCCTTCGGCCTGCCGGTCGCGCCCAAGCAGAATCCCGGTGACGAGATCGGCCTTGCCTTCGACCTGCTCGCCGATCCGATCGGAGGCGGCCCGGGAGGCGAGCGCATCCTGACCGGGCACGACAACGGGTTGATAACGCTCAATGTTGCCGAGGCCGACTCCGCCGAGCGTGAAAAGCGGCGCGTCGAGATGGGCGAGAATTACCGCACGCTGCTCGGCCATCTCCGCCATGAACTCGGCCACTACTACTGGGATCGCCTGATCCGCGACCAGCCGGAAAGGCTCGAAGCCTTCCGTGCCCTGTTTGGCGACGAGCGCGCCGACTACGAGCAGGCGCTGAAGAACCACTATGCCAATGGCGCGCCGCCAGATTGGCAGCAAAGACACATCTCGGCCTATGCCACATCCCACCCCTGGGAGGACTGGGCCGAGACCTGGGCGCACCACCTGCACATCACCGACACGCTGGAAATGGTGCATGCGCTGAATGTTCCGCTCGGCCGACTGGAGACGGTGGAAGCCCAAGCCTTGCCCCTGGGCGATACGGGCGGCGGACTGCAGGCGGCGCCCTCGGAACCGGCTGCGACCCCCGAACCGTTCGAAAAGATCCTCGCACGCTGGCTGGTTCTGTCCGAAGCCTCCAACTCGATCAATCGCTGCATGGGTTTGCCGGACCTCTACCCCTTCGTCATTTCGGACATCACGGCACGGAAGCTGGCCTTCGTTCACGAGCTTTTGACGCAATGA
- a CDS encoding lytic murein transglycosylase — translation MAFLAKGKIFAAAALAVFAMATGAQAAASCGKTGAGFDAWKPQFAAEAKAEGVGPKGLAALAGATYATKTISVDRGIHKAFSGSVDDFMKRRGGAAIISKGRSLKKSNAALFDQIESTYGVSPGVLLAIWGMETGFGSAMGNQNTVSAILTLAYDCRRPEFFHPHAIAALKLVDRGALSASSVGAAHGEIGHTQFLPGNVLKYGVGGGNLRDKATALASTANFLKAHGWQRGASAQANIGAIAGWNDASVYQQAIARIATAIDAN, via the coding sequence ATGGCATTTCTTGCCAAGGGAAAGATTTTTGCGGCCGCCGCCTTGGCGGTGTTCGCTATGGCGACAGGCGCCCAGGCGGCGGCCAGTTGTGGCAAGACCGGCGCCGGCTTCGATGCCTGGAAGCCGCAGTTCGCCGCGGAGGCCAAAGCCGAAGGTGTCGGCCCCAAGGGGCTGGCCGCCCTGGCTGGCGCCACCTACGCGACAAAGACGATCTCCGTCGACCGCGGCATCCACAAGGCCTTCAGCGGCTCGGTCGACGATTTCATGAAGCGCCGGGGTGGGGCAGCGATCATTTCCAAGGGTCGTTCGCTGAAGAAGTCGAATGCGGCGCTGTTCGATCAGATCGAGAGTACCTACGGTGTGTCGCCAGGTGTGCTGCTTGCGATCTGGGGCATGGAAACCGGCTTCGGTTCCGCTATGGGCAACCAGAATACGGTGTCCGCCATTCTGACACTTGCCTATGATTGCCGCCGCCCGGAGTTCTTTCACCCGCATGCCATTGCAGCCCTGAAGCTGGTCGATCGCGGCGCGTTGAGCGCCTCATCGGTCGGCGCCGCGCATGGCGAGATCGGCCACACGCAGTTCCTGCCCGGGAATGTCTTGAAGTATGGGGTGGGCGGCGGAAACCTGCGCGACAAGGCCACTGCGTTGGCGTCCACCGCCAACTTCCTCAAGGCTCATGGTTGGCAGAGAGGTGCGAGCGCGCAGGCCAATATCGGCGCAATTGCCGGCTGGAATGACGCAAGCGTTTATCAACAGGCCATCGCCCGCATCGCCACCGCGATCGACGCCAACTGA
- the ffh gene encoding signal recognition particle protein: MFESLQERLGSILNGLTGRGALSEADVSAALREVRRALLEADVALEVVRSFTDKVREKAVGAAVVKSIKPGQMVVKIVHDELVDMLGAEGVAIDLNAPAPVVIMMVGLQGSGKTTTSAKIAKRLSERQNKKVLMASLDTRRPAAQEQLRQLGEQVKVATLPIIEGQSPVDIARRAVQAAKLGGHDVVILDTAGRTHIDEPLMVEMADIKKVSSPHEILLVADSLTGQDAVNLAKSFDERVGITGLVLTRMDGDGRGGAALSMRAVTGKPIKLIGTGEKMDGLEEFHPKRIADRILGMGDIVSLVEKAAENIDAEQAAAMAKKMQSGKFDLNDLAGQLQQMSKMGGMGGIMGMMPGMGKMKDQMAAAGLDDKMFGRQLAIISSMTKAERANPDILKHSRKKRIAAGSGTDAAEINKLLKMHRGMADMMKAMGGKGKGGGLMRGMMGGLASKMGLGGMMPGGMGGMMGGGMPDLSKMDPKQLEALQKQAQAAGLGGMKGLPGPGGLPGGSGLPGLPGGMKLPGLPGGGLPGLGKKK, translated from the coding sequence ATGTTTGAATCGCTTCAGGAGCGCCTTGGCTCCATCCTGAACGGCCTGACCGGCCGCGGCGCGTTGTCGGAGGCTGATGTCTCGGCAGCACTTCGCGAGGTGCGCCGTGCGCTGCTCGAAGCCGACGTCGCGCTGGAAGTGGTGCGTTCCTTCACCGACAAGGTGCGCGAGAAGGCCGTCGGCGCCGCCGTGGTGAAGTCGATCAAGCCCGGCCAGATGGTCGTCAAGATCGTCCATGACGAGCTGGTCGACATGCTGGGCGCCGAGGGCGTTGCCATCGACCTCAATGCGCCGGCTCCGGTCGTCATCATGATGGTCGGCCTGCAGGGCTCCGGCAAGACGACGACTTCAGCCAAGATCGCCAAACGCCTTTCCGAGCGTCAGAACAAGAAGGTTCTGATGGCCTCGCTCGACACGCGGCGCCCCGCGGCACAAGAGCAGCTTCGCCAGCTCGGCGAGCAGGTCAAGGTCGCCACGCTGCCGATCATCGAGGGCCAGTCGCCCGTCGACATCGCGCGGCGTGCAGTTCAGGCGGCAAAACTTGGCGGCCACGACGTCGTCATCCTCGACACCGCCGGCCGCACCCATATCGACGAGCCGCTGATGGTCGAGATGGCCGATATCAAGAAGGTGTCGTCGCCGCACGAAATCCTGCTGGTTGCCGATTCACTGACCGGCCAGGACGCTGTCAATCTGGCGAAGAGCTTCGATGAGCGCGTCGGCATCACCGGCCTTGTGCTGACCCGCATGGATGGCGACGGCCGTGGCGGCGCCGCTCTGTCCATGCGCGCCGTCACCGGCAAGCCGATCAAGCTGATCGGCACCGGTGAAAAGATGGATGGGCTCGAGGAGTTCCATCCCAAGCGCATCGCCGACCGCATCCTCGGCATGGGCGACATCGTCAGCCTGGTCGAAAAGGCCGCCGAAAACATCGACGCCGAACAAGCGGCGGCGATGGCCAAGAAGATGCAGTCGGGCAAGTTCGACTTGAACGATCTCGCCGGCCAGCTTCAGCAGATGTCGAAGATGGGCGGCATGGGCGGTATCATGGGCATGATGCCCGGCATGGGCAAGATGAAGGACCAGATGGCCGCCGCCGGCCTCGACGACAAGATGTTCGGCCGCCAGCTTGCCATCATCTCGTCGATGACCAAGGCCGAGCGCGCCAACCCCGACATACTCAAGCATTCGCGCAAGAAGCGCATCGCCGCCGGCTCCGGCACCGACGCGGCCGAGATCAACAAGCTCTTGAAGATGCATCGCGGCATGGCCGACATGATGAAGGCGATGGGCGGCAAGGGTAAAGGCGGCGGCCTCATGCGCGGCATGATGGGCGGCCTCGCCTCCAAGATGGGCCTCGGCGGCATGATGCCGGGCGGCATGGGGGGCATGATGGGCGGCGGCATGCCGGACCTGTCGAAGATGGATCCCAAACAGCTCGAAGCCCTGCAGAAGCAGGCGCAGGCGGCCGGCCTCGGCGGCATGAAGGGTTTGCCCGGCCCCGGTGGCCTGCCCGGCGGCAGTGGCCTGCCCGGTCTGCCCGGCGGCATGAAGCTCCCTGGCCTGCCCGGCGGCGGACTGCCCGGGCTTGGGAAGAAGAAGTGA
- a CDS encoding chorismate mutase, with translation MNEEKDMADARTILAGYRASIDNIDAALIHMLAERFRCTKAVGVLKAEHGLPPADPAREQQQITRLRQLAKDAHLDPDFAEKFLNFVVREVIRHHEQIAAANGVTKTG, from the coding sequence ATGAACGAAGAAAAGGACATGGCCGACGCACGCACCATCCTGGCCGGCTATCGCGCTTCGATCGACAATATCGATGCAGCGCTCATCCATATGCTGGCCGAGCGCTTCCGCTGCACCAAGGCGGTTGGCGTGCTGAAGGCCGAGCATGGCCTGCCACCGGCCGACCCGGCGCGCGAGCAGCAACAGATCACCCGTCTGCGCCAGCTGGCAAAAGACGCCCATCTCGACCCGGATTTCGCGGAAAAATTCCTCAACTTCGTCGTCCGCGAAGTGATCCGTCACCACGAACAGATCGCCGCTGCCAACGGCGTGACGAAAACCGGCTGA
- a CDS encoding argininosuccinate synthase yields the protein MSKGKDVKKVVLAYSGGLDTSIILKWLQTELGAEVVTFTADLGQGGELEPARLKAEMMGIKDIRIVDVREEFVADFVFPMFRANAVYEGTYLLGTSIARPLISKHLVEIAKETGADAIAHGATGKGNDQVRFELSAYALNPDIKVIAPWRDWSFKSRTDLINFAEQHQIPVPKDKKGDAPFSVDANLLHSSSEGKVLEDPWSEPPEFVHQRTVSPMDAPDAVTEIEIEFLKGDPIALNGKKLSPATMLTALNDLGRDNGIGRLDLVENRFVGMKSRGVYETPGGTILIAAHRAIESITLDRGAAHLKDEFMPRYAELIYNGFWFAPERLMLQAMIDKSQEDVEGTVRLKLYKGNVMVTGRKSKKTLYSDALVTFEDDRGAYDQKDAAGFIRLNALRLRTLAARNRKG from the coding sequence ATGTCCAAGGGAAAAGACGTCAAGAAAGTCGTGCTCGCCTATTCGGGCGGCCTCGATACATCCATCATCCTGAAATGGCTGCAGACTGAACTCGGCGCCGAAGTCGTCACCTTCACCGCCGACCTCGGCCAGGGTGGAGAACTGGAGCCAGCGCGCCTCAAGGCCGAGATGATGGGCATCAAGGACATCCGCATCGTCGATGTCCGCGAGGAGTTCGTCGCCGATTTCGTCTTCCCGATGTTCCGAGCCAACGCCGTCTATGAAGGCACCTATCTGCTCGGCACCTCGATCGCCCGGCCGCTGATTTCGAAACACCTGGTCGAGATCGCCAAGGAGACCGGCGCCGACGCGATTGCCCATGGCGCCACCGGCAAGGGCAACGACCAGGTCCGTTTCGAGCTTTCCGCCTATGCGCTGAACCCCGACATCAAGGTCATCGCACCATGGCGCGACTGGTCTTTCAAGTCGCGAACCGACCTGATCAATTTCGCCGAACAGCACCAGATTCCCGTGCCCAAGGACAAGAAGGGCGACGCGCCGTTCTCCGTCGACGCAAACCTCCTGCATTCATCCTCGGAAGGAAAGGTGCTGGAAGACCCGTGGAGCGAACCGCCGGAGTTCGTCCACCAGCGCACCGTTTCGCCGATGGACGCGCCGGACGCCGTCACCGAAATCGAGATCGAGTTCCTGAAGGGCGATCCGATCGCGCTCAACGGCAAGAAACTGTCGCCGGCAACCATGCTGACCGCGCTCAACGATCTCGGCCGCGACAACGGCATCGGCCGGCTCGACCTGGTCGAGAACCGCTTCGTCGGCATGAAATCGCGCGGCGTCTACGAGACGCCCGGCGGCACCATCCTTATCGCCGCGCACCGTGCCATTGAATCGATCACGCTCGACCGGGGTGCCGCCCACCTCAAGGACGAGTTCATGCCGCGCTATGCCGAGCTAATCTACAACGGCTTCTGGTTCGCACCCGAGCGTCTCATGCTGCAGGCGATGATCGACAAGAGCCAGGAAGACGTCGAAGGCACTGTGCGGCTGAAGCTCTACAAGGGCAATGTCATGGTCACCGGCCGCAAGTCGAAGAAGACGCTCTATTCCGACGCGCTGGTCACCTTCGAGGACGACCGTGGCGCCTACGACCAGAAAGACGCCGCCGGCTTCATTCGCCTGAACGCGCTGAGGCTGAGGACGCTGGCGGCGCGCAATCGCAAGGGTTGA
- a CDS encoding YMGG-like glycine zipper-containing protein: MKTMMLLMALLVPLGACSRTEQGAAVGGLGGAAVGAAVAGNPVQGAVIGGAVGAVAGALIGRATEPGECRYRGRDGRTYIAHCPRGY; the protein is encoded by the coding sequence ATGAAGACAATGATGCTTTTGATGGCCTTGCTGGTGCCGCTCGGGGCCTGCTCGCGAACGGAACAGGGCGCGGCCGTTGGTGGCCTGGGTGGCGCGGCGGTCGGTGCGGCAGTGGCTGGAAATCCGGTTCAAGGCGCTGTGATCGGCGGTGCTGTTGGTGCCGTCGCCGGCGCACTGATCGGCCGGGCAACCGAGCCCGGCGAATGCCGCTATCGCGGTCGCGACGGTCGTACCTACATCGCCCACTGCCCGCGCGGCTATTGA
- a CDS encoding SRPBCC domain-containing protein yields MTDQSIDLPSDDPVIIITRTFDAPRTLMFKLFTDPYHLVRFWGPEGSTYPVCEMDVRPGGEWRLTMRFADGSEYPTNSIYLEIAPPERIVYRDAPLDRSQWQDALPPAEMVTTILFEDIGGRTRIIANVRANSIGARDMAVKMGFGQMVAASYARLEAYLGTL; encoded by the coding sequence ATGACAGATCAATCGATAGACCTTCCGTCCGACGATCCGGTGATCATCATCACCAGGACGTTCGATGCGCCGCGCACACTGATGTTCAAGCTGTTCACCGATCCCTATCACCTGGTGCGTTTCTGGGGACCGGAAGGGTCCACCTATCCGGTTTGCGAGATGGATGTGCGGCCGGGCGGCGAATGGCGCCTGACCATGCGTTTCGCCGACGGCAGCGAGTATCCGACCAACAGCATCTATCTCGAGATCGCGCCGCCGGAGCGGATCGTCTATCGCGACGCGCCGCTCGACCGCAGCCAATGGCAGGATGCATTGCCGCCGGCGGAGATGGTGACGACGATCCTGTTCGAGGACATCGGCGGCAGGACGCGGATTATCGCCAATGTCCGCGCCAATTCGATTGGTGCCCGTGACATGGCGGTGAAGATGGGCTTTGGCCAGATGGTCGCCGCAAGCTATGCGCGCCTGGAAGCCTATCTCGGGACGCTTTGA
- a CDS encoding DoxX family protein, with amino-acid sequence MTISQTAPVSSGALWTGRVLSGLIVLFMIFDGVIKLPPLDVVTQTMTQIGWPADANVARLLGVIGLISTALYAVPRTSVLGAILLTAYMGGAIATHMRIGSPLFSHTLFGVYLGIILWGGLFLRDPRVRALIPFSR; translated from the coding sequence ATGACCATTTCCCAGACCGCGCCGGTCTCGTCCGGCGCCTTGTGGACCGGCCGCGTGCTGAGCGGCCTCATCGTTCTGTTCATGATCTTCGACGGCGTCATCAAACTGCCGCCGCTCGATGTCGTCACCCAGACCATGACGCAGATCGGCTGGCCCGCTGACGCCAATGTCGCTCGGCTGCTCGGCGTCATCGGATTGATCTCGACCGCGCTTTACGCGGTGCCGCGCACGTCGGTGCTCGGCGCCATCCTGCTCACTGCCTATATGGGCGGCGCCATCGCCACCCATATGCGCATCGGCAGTCCGCTGTTTTCGCACACGCTGTTCGGTGTCTATCTCGGCATCATCCTGTGGGGCGGCCTGTTCCTGCGCGACCCCAGGGTGCGCGCGCTGATCCCGTTCTCCCGTTAA
- a CDS encoding SRPBCC family protein, which produces MFITLAVVLLVLIAALLIYAATRPNDFVTTRTANIKAPPEAIFPLINDFSRWPTWSPYEKLDPDMKRTLSGAESGKGAAYAWESNGKAGKGRMEIINSAPSSLVSLKLDFEKPFRANNMVDFTLTPSGDGTAVTWAMRGSRPFIAKLMGVFMNFDTLIGRDFEIGLANMKSLAEK; this is translated from the coding sequence ATGTTCATCACTCTTGCTGTCGTCCTGCTTGTCCTGATCGCTGCCTTGCTCATCTACGCCGCGACACGGCCGAACGACTTCGTCACCACCCGCACGGCCAACATCAAGGCACCGCCGGAAGCGATCTTTCCGCTGATCAACGATTTCAGCCGTTGGCCGACATGGTCGCCCTACGAAAAGCTCGACCCGGACATGAAGCGCACGCTCTCCGGCGCCGAAAGCGGCAAGGGGGCTGCCTATGCCTGGGAGAGCAACGGCAAGGCCGGAAAGGGGCGCATGGAGATCATCAATTCGGCGCCGTCCTCGCTGGTATCGCTAAAGCTCGATTTCGAAAAACCGTTCAGGGCCAACAATATGGTCGACTTCACCCTCACGCCGTCTGGCGACGGCACCGCCGTCACCTGGGCGATGCGCGGCAGCCGGCCTTTCATCGCCAAGCTGATGGGTGTGTTCATGAATTTCGATACGCTGATCGGCAGGGATTTCGAGATTGGCCTCGCCAATATGAAGAGCCTGGCCGAAAAGTGA
- a CDS encoding acyl-CoA thioester hydrolase/BAAT C-terminal domain-containing protein has product MDERGVTEEILSGNVAGKLLRSPDATTGVVVLSGSSGRVDIARARLFAGERASALALQWFGGEGQVPGICEIPLETFSAATDFLVGLGCRRIVYVGTSKGAEASLLAATHDPRIDAVVAISPTSVVWGNIGPGRDGIRWPERSSWTLKGLPYPFVPTDPDWSKEYVDGLVSYRGLFQHCLKIFKDEASKATIPVETAVAEIVLVAGGDDALWPSLDFAETIVRRRKDAGKTTRLVSAPDAGHRILLPGENTSRSGSHAHGGNDPADASLGRQAWGYIRDLP; this is encoded by the coding sequence ATGGACGAACGGGGAGTTACCGAGGAAATCCTTTCCGGCAACGTCGCCGGAAAGCTGTTGCGATCCCCGGATGCCACGACAGGCGTCGTGGTGTTGAGCGGATCGAGCGGCCGTGTCGACATTGCCCGTGCACGGTTGTTCGCTGGCGAGCGTGCCTCTGCCCTGGCCCTCCAGTGGTTTGGCGGCGAAGGCCAGGTGCCGGGAATATGCGAGATCCCCCTGGAGACGTTTTCGGCCGCAACCGACTTTCTTGTTGGACTGGGATGCCGACGCATCGTCTACGTAGGGACGTCCAAGGGTGCCGAGGCATCATTGCTTGCGGCCACTCATGACCCTCGCATCGACGCCGTGGTTGCGATCAGCCCAACATCGGTCGTTTGGGGGAATATCGGGCCAGGCCGCGATGGCATCCGTTGGCCAGAACGATCTTCATGGACGCTCAAGGGACTTCCCTACCCGTTCGTGCCAACCGACCCCGATTGGAGCAAGGAGTATGTCGACGGTCTCGTCTCCTACAGGGGGCTTTTCCAGCACTGCCTGAAAATCTTCAAGGATGAGGCGAGCAAGGCCACCATTCCCGTAGAAACAGCGGTTGCCGAGATCGTGTTGGTTGCAGGTGGCGATGACGCGCTGTGGCCGTCCCTGGATTTTGCCGAGACGATTGTCCGGCGTCGAAAAGATGCGGGAAAGACCACGCGCCTCGTTTCGGCGCCCGACGCGGGCCACCGAATTCTATTGCCGGGTGAAAACACCTCGCGGTCGGGATCGCATGCCCATGGTGGCAATGATCCCGCCGATGCAAGCCTGGGCCGGCAAGCTTGGGGATATATCCGAGACCTGCCTTAG
- the rpsP gene encoding 30S ribosomal protein S16: MALKIRLARAGSKKRPYYHVVIADARSPRDGRFIEALGSWNPLLPKDGERIKVDADRVKHWLSHGAQPTDRVLRFLDEAGIVKREARSNPKKAEPGKKAQERAALLKKAQEDAAAAVAAASAAPAEATAE, from the coding sequence ATGGCACTGAAGATCAGACTGGCCCGTGCGGGCTCGAAGAAGCGTCCTTACTACCACGTCGTCATCGCCGACGCGCGTTCGCCGCGCGACGGCCGTTTCATCGAGGCGCTCGGCTCGTGGAACCCGCTGCTGCCCAAGGACGGCGAACGCATCAAGGTCGACGCCGACCGCGTCAAGCATTGGCTCTCGCACGGCGCACAGCCGACCGATCGCGTTCTGCGCTTCCTTGATGAGGCCGGCATCGTCAAGCGCGAAGCCCGTTCCAACCCGAAGAAGGCAGAGCCGGGCAAGAAGGCGCAGGAACGCGCCGCCCTGCTGAAGAAGGCGCAGGAAGATGCCGCCGCCGCTGTCGCCGCCGCATCGGCTGCTCCGGCGGAAGCCACCGCCGAGTAA
- a CDS encoding ArsR/SmtB family transcription factor codes for MATDSLSLTLAALADPTRRAILARLSLGEASVTELAEPFAMSFPAVSKHLKVLERAGLVARGRDAQFRPRRLQPEPLRAIDEWLETYRVLWDARFDRLETYLQALQKGEPGGSQS; via the coding sequence ATGGCAACCGACAGCCTCAGCCTGACCCTTGCGGCGCTTGCCGACCCCACCCGGCGTGCCATCCTGGCGCGGCTGTCGCTTGGCGAGGCCTCGGTGACGGAGTTGGCCGAACCCTTCGCCATGAGTTTTCCGGCGGTGTCGAAGCATCTCAAGGTGCTGGAGCGCGCGGGCCTGGTGGCACGCGGGCGCGACGCGCAGTTCCGGCCACGCCGACTGCAGCCGGAGCCGTTGCGCGCCATCGATGAATGGCTGGAAACCTACCGCGTGCTGTGGGACGCCCGGTTTGACCGGCTCGAAACCTATCTGCAGGCGCTGCAGAAGGGAGAACCGGGCGGCAGCCAAAGCTGA
- a CDS encoding CPBP family intramembrane glutamic endopeptidase — translation MTIDPTAFDRYRQSPNEWTTLPRLLFGTAITVALWVGMTIAVLFGGTYFYVIWQVSIGGSPLAGGAVQNFLASPQGILTALATFSGIWLGLWIAMRWVHGEPLAALVGASRRVSRSGFLKGLVAVLITSLLSEILLYLLQPEIARGAINLSTWLLFLIPIVALTLLQTSSEEALFRGYLLRGLANRFNSPFIWALVPGLLFTSLHWSSSSSAAINACVLASIAAFALLLTLLVYATGNLSAALGAHLGNNLTGFLLISHQESYNSFALFNAKPLEGPGWTTLDAVLIAGIGIVCSLLTILLLLHQRSPLKVEPDRARPGESP, via the coding sequence GTGACGATCGATCCAACCGCCTTCGACCGCTACCGGCAGTCCCCGAACGAATGGACGACCCTGCCCCGCCTGTTGTTTGGCACGGCCATCACCGTCGCGCTCTGGGTCGGCATGACCATTGCCGTCCTGTTTGGCGGCACCTATTTCTATGTCATCTGGCAGGTCTCGATCGGTGGCTCGCCGCTGGCCGGCGGAGCGGTCCAGAATTTCCTCGCTTCACCGCAGGGCATTCTCACCGCGCTCGCCACTTTCTCCGGCATCTGGCTTGGGCTCTGGATTGCCATGCGCTGGGTCCATGGCGAACCGCTGGCCGCACTGGTCGGCGCCAGCCGCCGTGTTTCGCGATCTGGATTCCTCAAGGGATTGGTGGCGGTGCTGATCACGTCGCTGCTGTCCGAGATCCTGCTCTATCTGCTGCAGCCAGAGATCGCGCGCGGCGCCATCAACCTGTCGACCTGGCTCCTGTTCCTGATCCCGATCGTAGCGCTGACCCTGCTGCAGACATCGTCAGAAGAGGCCTTGTTTCGCGGTTATCTGCTGAGAGGCCTGGCCAACCGCTTCAACAGCCCCTTCATCTGGGCGCTGGTGCCCGGGCTGCTGTTCACCTCCCTGCACTGGAGCTCAAGCTCATCAGCGGCCATCAACGCCTGCGTGCTGGCCTCGATCGCGGCTTTCGCGCTGCTGCTGACGCTTCTGGTCTATGCCACCGGCAATCTCAGTGCGGCACTCGGTGCCCACCTCGGCAACAATCTGACCGGATTTCTGCTGATCTCGCATCAGGAGAGCTACAATTCCTTCGCCCTGTTCAATGCCAAGCCGCTGGAAGGCCCCGGCTGGACGACGCTGGATGCGGTACTCATCGCGGGAATCGGCATCGTCTGCAGCCTGCTGACCATCCTGCTGCTGCTGCATCAGCGTTCGCCGCTGAAGGTCGAACCGGACAGGGCGCGGCCCGGCGAAAGCCCGTAA